One part of the Mya arenaria isolate MELC-2E11 chromosome 3, ASM2691426v1 genome encodes these proteins:
- the LOC128226707 gene encoding uncharacterized protein LOC128226707 isoform X2, with translation MNRTDFFILKNVRNARIREADLVLGIIQQARLTKDVDLISMRDRMAPWFKQLLSEYVDNEQISNVNLNNSMYAGGCLVCIQKRNNLFLVSAGGHDFKTIYLHHVLDRQKGILRSNLLSTIELPKTIYGITAQEVQGKSVVCVWTDATCYMYKVKNAALKEAMRVDLPEDPGGLCMSASISPYILDECVLTTSQGQCYLWTGDKLTKCGLPIQPRFAVSDSWSHAHFGAHPRELLYCDQTALQLLDIRTPAKEGVDMFALPNKSLHINERLRTCSPHQASTFYTVLATDFSLMLVDQRFPRQPVVKWDHMLHSPPQYICGLSLSSLGVGPDSQMIFVGSQFPAEVHTFQFTGNQPVQVVGSPHRVARYSDLCRWGVFTEQCQGLQSLEERLCASLAGLAVCDQNGRHSVFQMDSHGEIFHQVFTEMSSLLTNQDVTFSAGLGSDDLNPDPIATKIAREWIASWDSLTLAHTQQNMALTDVRAAMHGIVYLRESHKNCCLCRRELYHTPGILGDVSTGDLCNRCLVSTDRAYHLTQAHKQEQMIGDEVLWEPVGLYGVENLPQGSALSRLLLKHWERDLDIDEELKLWDSEVIELRKKKLIQSQNAVARMDEESVIQRLLGLSIPPSDLGLSEPVGTRKFEVDTSLLLGDDADMTSEVSDVVPYMDSSGTLQASKNDPQKNALSGAAQMNLSDKPFIASKLYEPQIENLRRLASPKSTSARSIVSSSTMCDNDETSYKVSGWLGLGGDQVEKTSQSVDKLVPVIKPTPSMGKLNILSSEMNESASLFSSVPSESLRKKKSKRKHSKHKQSGSSISTVENNSVQNAHSQGCSEQSLTENSQLTFTQDILKPSQNSLPEINPSQSPHNVTFSPNGIFGSQMTTFSLSGNFLSSQPLSTLGSVTMPSPRKKTPRKRLLNDFF, from the exons ATGAATAGGACTGATTTCTTTATTCTGAAG AATGTGCGGAATGCCAGGATTCGGGAGGCGGATCTTGTACTGGGCATCATACAGCAGGCACGGCTGACTAAGGATGTGGACTTGATCTCAATGCGGGACAGAATGGCTCCCTGGTTTAAACAGCTTCTCAGTGAATATGTCGATAATGAACAGATTAGtaatgtcaat CTGAATAACAGCATGTATGCTGGAGGATGCTTGGTATGTATCCAGAAGAGAAATAACTTGTTTCTAGTCTCCGCTGGTGGCCATGACTTCAAAACCATTT ATTTACATCATGTACTGGACCGTCAGAAGGGAATACTCCGGTCTAACCTGCTGTCCACTATTGAGCTGCCCAAGACTATCTACGGAATCACCGCCCAGGAAGTCCAGGGCAAAA GTGTGGTATGTGTATGGACAGACGcaacatgttacatgtataaggTGAAGAATGCCGCCCTGAAGGAAGCGATGAGGGTGGACCTGCCAGAGGACCCAGGGGGACTCTGCATGTCAGCCTCCATCAG CCCATACATTCTCGATGAGTGTGTGTTAACCACCAGCCAGGGCCAATGTTATTTATGGACCGGTGACAAGCTGACCAAATGTGGCCTGCCAATCCAGCCAAGGTTTGCTGTGAGTGACAGCTGGAGTCACGCCCACTTTGGTGCCCATCCCAGGGAGCTGCTCTACTGTGACCAGACTGCACTACAGTTACTTGACATTAGG ACACCAGCTAAAGAAGGTGTGGACATGTTTGCACTGCCCAACAAGAGCTTGCACATCAACGAGCGCCTGCGAACCTGCTCTCCTCACCAAGCCTCCACCTTCTATACCGTACTGGCAACAGATTTCTCCCTCATGCTGGTGGACCAGAGGTTTCCAAGGCAACCT GTTGTAAAGTGGGATCACATGCTACATTCCCCACCCCAGTACATCTGTGGCCTGAGCCTTTCCAGCCTTGGGGTGGGGCCTGACAGTCAAATGATCTTTGTGGGCAGCCAGTTCCCTGCAGAGGTTCACACATTTCAATTCACAGGAAACCAGCCTGTACAGGTAGTGGGCTCGCCACATAGAGTCGCCAGATACAG CGACTTGTGCCGATGGGGAGTGTTTACAGAGCAGTGTCAGGGCCTGCAATCACTTGAGGAGAGGCTTTGTGCCTCCCTGGCTGGCCTTGCTGTGTGTGACCAGAACGGCAGACATTCAGTATTCCAG ATGGACAGTCATGGTGAAATATTTCACCAGGTTTTTACAGAGATGTCCTCCTTATTGACCAATCAAGATGTGACATTCTCTGCAGGCCTGGGTTCAGATGACCTGAACCCGGACCCCATCGCTACCAAAATTGCTAGGGAATGGATAGCCTCTTGGGATAGCCTCACTTTGGCTCACACCCAGCAGAACATGGCCCTTACAGATGTCCGGGCAGCCATGCATG GAATAGTTTACCTGCGTGAGAGCCATAAGAACTGTTGCCTGTGTCGACGAGAGCTGTACCACACGCCTGGTATTCTCGGGGATGTCTCCACTGGTGACCTGTGTAATCGCTGCCTTGTCTCCACTGATCGGGCATACCACCTCACACAGGCACACAAACAA GAGCAGATGATTGGTGATGAGGTGTTGTGGGAGCCAGTGGGTCTATACGGGGTGGAAAACCTACCCCAGGGGTCAGCACTCTCCCGCCTTCTCCTCAAGCACTGGGAACGGGACCTTGACATTGATGAGGAGCTGAAGCTATGG GATTCTGAAGTTATTGAACTTCGCAAAAAGAAACTAATCCAGTCTCAGAATGCTGTTGCAAGAATGGATGAAGAGAGTGTGATCCAGAGACTACTTGGCCTGTCCATTCCACCTAGTGACCTGGGTCTGAGTGAACCAGTAGGGACTAGGAAATTTGAAGTTGATACCAGTTTACTGTTGGGAGATGACGCAGATATGACCTCTGAAGTATCTGATGTCGTGCCATATATGGACTCAAGTGGCACACTGCAAG CCTCTAAGAATGATCCACAGAAAAATGCCTTATCTGGAGCTGCACAAATGAACCTATCAGATAAACCTTTCATTGCTTCAAAGCTGTATGAACCACAAATTGAAAACTTACGAAGATTAGCAAGTCCAAAATCAACAAGTGCCAGGAGTATAGTATCTAGTAGTACAATGTGTGACAATGATGAAACAAGCTACAAAGTGAGTGGCTGGCTGGGACTAGGAGGGGACCAGGTAGAAAAAACTTCCCAATCAGTTGACAAACTGGTCCCTGTGATAAAACCCACACCATCAATGGGAAAACTGAACATTTTATCATCAGAGATGAACGAGTCTGCTTCCTTGTTCTCGAGTGTGCCTTCTGAATCTTtgagaaaaaagaaatcaaaacgAAAACATTCGAAACACAAACAGTCTGGGTCGTCCATTTCTACAGTGGAAAACAATAGTGTACAGAATGCTCATTCCCAAGGTTGTTCAGAGCAAAGTTTAACTGAAAACTCCCAGCTTACCTTCACTCAGGACATATTAAAACCATCGCAAAACTCATTACCTGAAATCAACCCATCGCAGTCACCACATAATGTGACTTTCAGTCCGAATGGTATATTTGGGAGCCAGATGACAACATTCAGCTTGTCTGGAAACTTCCTGTCTTCCCAGCCATTGTCAACTCTAGGGTCTGTGACAATGCCAAGCCCAAGAAAGAAAACGCCAAGAAAGAGATTACTCAATGACTTTTTCTGA
- the LOC128228755 gene encoding bis(5'-nucleosyl)-tetraphosphatase [asymmetrical]-like — protein sequence MTSKIVVAGGLIVFRRITNTIEYLLLKASYGDYHWSPPKGHVDPGESELDAAVRETEEEAGLTRSQLTLHQDFQSVLNYKVRDKPKKVVYWLAELRRDCLDTEVKLSDEHTDYKWLKIKDAMEYAGYEDMKKSLSEADVYVQTKILGLDSKQ from the exons ATGACTTCAAAAATAGTTGTCGCTGGTGGTTTGATAGTTTTCCGAcgaataacaaacacaatagaGTATTTGCTTTTGAAAGCTTCTTATGGAGATTATCATTGGTCACCACCGAAAg GTCACGTTGATCCAGGTGAGAGTGAGTTAGATGCTGCAGTAAGGGAAACTGAAGAGGAAGCAGGCCTGACCAGAAGCCAGCTAACATTACACCAGGATTTCCAGTCAGTCCTTAACTACAAGGTTAGGGACAAGCCCAAGAAGGTGGTTTATTGGTTAGCGGAGCTTCGCAGGGACTGTCTTGACACTGAAGTGAAGTTGTCTGATGAACACACAGACTACAAGTGGCTCAAAATTAAAGATGCCATGGAGTATGCTGGCTATGAGGATATGAAAAAGTCATTAAGTGAAGCTGACGTGTATGTACAAACGAAGATTTTAGGATTAGATTCTAAACAGTGA
- the LOC128228798 gene encoding bis(5'-nucleosyl)-tetraphosphatase [asymmetrical]-like, with amino-acid sequence MIVSAGLIVFRRVVDSVEYLVLKHSNTEGHWSPPKGKIDPGEALFDAALRETREETGLTVPPLVLHKDFHNTVHYQRKGVPKKIDFWLAELCDDTDVKLSEEHTEFKWLKVTEASEYVRYKEVGGVIKEADVFIQKNILKL; translated from the exons ATGATCGTTTCTGCAGGTTTGATAGTTTTCAGGAGAGTTGTGGACAGTGTAGAGTACTTAGTCTTGAAACATTCTAACACGGAGGGACATTGGTCCCCTCCTAAAG GTAAGATAGATCCCGGTGAAGCATTGTTTGATGCCGCTCTGAGAGAGACCAGAGAAGAGACTGGACTTACCGTACCACCACTCGTACTCCATAAAGACTTCCACAACACCGTCCATTACCAACGGAAAGGGGTACCAAAGAAAATAGACTTCTGGCTAGCAGAATTATGTGATGATACTGATGTGAAGCTCTCTGAGGAGCACACCGAATTCAAATGGTTAAAAGTCACAGAAGCTTCTGAATATGTTCGATATAAAGAAGTGGGAGGAGTCATAAAAGAAGCTGATGTGTTTATACAAAAGAACATTCTAAAACTATAG
- the LOC128226707 gene encoding uncharacterized protein LOC128226707 isoform X1, with protein sequence MDMPVNFPEEENKHRKIRNAFSDYGMKPTLDVGKLGYGFLNTGQLCRFVACHPVLPLNTKCESVVFPVRDRVIGPVKNEYMKLKSFVSKVKRLQRETKNVRNARIREADLVLGIIQQARLTKDVDLISMRDRMAPWFKQLLSEYVDNEQISNVNLNNSMYAGGCLVCIQKRNNLFLVSAGGHDFKTIYLHHVLDRQKGILRSNLLSTIELPKTIYGITAQEVQGKSVVCVWTDATCYMYKVKNAALKEAMRVDLPEDPGGLCMSASISPYILDECVLTTSQGQCYLWTGDKLTKCGLPIQPRFAVSDSWSHAHFGAHPRELLYCDQTALQLLDIRTPAKEGVDMFALPNKSLHINERLRTCSPHQASTFYTVLATDFSLMLVDQRFPRQPVVKWDHMLHSPPQYICGLSLSSLGVGPDSQMIFVGSQFPAEVHTFQFTGNQPVQVVGSPHRVARYSDLCRWGVFTEQCQGLQSLEERLCASLAGLAVCDQNGRHSVFQMDSHGEIFHQVFTEMSSLLTNQDVTFSAGLGSDDLNPDPIATKIAREWIASWDSLTLAHTQQNMALTDVRAAMHGIVYLRESHKNCCLCRRELYHTPGILGDVSTGDLCNRCLVSTDRAYHLTQAHKQEQMIGDEVLWEPVGLYGVENLPQGSALSRLLLKHWERDLDIDEELKLWDSEVIELRKKKLIQSQNAVARMDEESVIQRLLGLSIPPSDLGLSEPVGTRKFEVDTSLLLGDDADMTSEVSDVVPYMDSSGTLQASKNDPQKNALSGAAQMNLSDKPFIASKLYEPQIENLRRLASPKSTSARSIVSSSTMCDNDETSYKVSGWLGLGGDQVEKTSQSVDKLVPVIKPTPSMGKLNILSSEMNESASLFSSVPSESLRKKKSKRKHSKHKQSGSSISTVENNSVQNAHSQGCSEQSLTENSQLTFTQDILKPSQNSLPEINPSQSPHNVTFSPNGIFGSQMTTFSLSGNFLSSQPLSTLGSVTMPSPRKKTPRKRLLNDFF encoded by the exons ATGGATATGCCTGTCAATTTTCCAGAAGAAGAAAATAAGCATCGCAAAATCAGAAATGCGTTTAGTGATTATGGAATGAAACCCACACTAGATGTTGGTAAATTGGGTTACGGGTTCTTGAATACAGGTCAATTGTGTAGATTTGTAGCTTGTCATCCTGTTTTACCACTCAACACAAAATGTGAATCCG TGGTGTTTCCAGTTAGAGACAGAGTGATAGGTCcagttaaaaatgaatacatgaaGCTGAAATCATTTGTATCAAAAGTCAAAAGACTTCAAAGAGAAACAAAG AATGTGCGGAATGCCAGGATTCGGGAGGCGGATCTTGTACTGGGCATCATACAGCAGGCACGGCTGACTAAGGATGTGGACTTGATCTCAATGCGGGACAGAATGGCTCCCTGGTTTAAACAGCTTCTCAGTGAATATGTCGATAATGAACAGATTAGtaatgtcaat CTGAATAACAGCATGTATGCTGGAGGATGCTTGGTATGTATCCAGAAGAGAAATAACTTGTTTCTAGTCTCCGCTGGTGGCCATGACTTCAAAACCATTT ATTTACATCATGTACTGGACCGTCAGAAGGGAATACTCCGGTCTAACCTGCTGTCCACTATTGAGCTGCCCAAGACTATCTACGGAATCACCGCCCAGGAAGTCCAGGGCAAAA GTGTGGTATGTGTATGGACAGACGcaacatgttacatgtataaggTGAAGAATGCCGCCCTGAAGGAAGCGATGAGGGTGGACCTGCCAGAGGACCCAGGGGGACTCTGCATGTCAGCCTCCATCAG CCCATACATTCTCGATGAGTGTGTGTTAACCACCAGCCAGGGCCAATGTTATTTATGGACCGGTGACAAGCTGACCAAATGTGGCCTGCCAATCCAGCCAAGGTTTGCTGTGAGTGACAGCTGGAGTCACGCCCACTTTGGTGCCCATCCCAGGGAGCTGCTCTACTGTGACCAGACTGCACTACAGTTACTTGACATTAGG ACACCAGCTAAAGAAGGTGTGGACATGTTTGCACTGCCCAACAAGAGCTTGCACATCAACGAGCGCCTGCGAACCTGCTCTCCTCACCAAGCCTCCACCTTCTATACCGTACTGGCAACAGATTTCTCCCTCATGCTGGTGGACCAGAGGTTTCCAAGGCAACCT GTTGTAAAGTGGGATCACATGCTACATTCCCCACCCCAGTACATCTGTGGCCTGAGCCTTTCCAGCCTTGGGGTGGGGCCTGACAGTCAAATGATCTTTGTGGGCAGCCAGTTCCCTGCAGAGGTTCACACATTTCAATTCACAGGAAACCAGCCTGTACAGGTAGTGGGCTCGCCACATAGAGTCGCCAGATACAG CGACTTGTGCCGATGGGGAGTGTTTACAGAGCAGTGTCAGGGCCTGCAATCACTTGAGGAGAGGCTTTGTGCCTCCCTGGCTGGCCTTGCTGTGTGTGACCAGAACGGCAGACATTCAGTATTCCAG ATGGACAGTCATGGTGAAATATTTCACCAGGTTTTTACAGAGATGTCCTCCTTATTGACCAATCAAGATGTGACATTCTCTGCAGGCCTGGGTTCAGATGACCTGAACCCGGACCCCATCGCTACCAAAATTGCTAGGGAATGGATAGCCTCTTGGGATAGCCTCACTTTGGCTCACACCCAGCAGAACATGGCCCTTACAGATGTCCGGGCAGCCATGCATG GAATAGTTTACCTGCGTGAGAGCCATAAGAACTGTTGCCTGTGTCGACGAGAGCTGTACCACACGCCTGGTATTCTCGGGGATGTCTCCACTGGTGACCTGTGTAATCGCTGCCTTGTCTCCACTGATCGGGCATACCACCTCACACAGGCACACAAACAA GAGCAGATGATTGGTGATGAGGTGTTGTGGGAGCCAGTGGGTCTATACGGGGTGGAAAACCTACCCCAGGGGTCAGCACTCTCCCGCCTTCTCCTCAAGCACTGGGAACGGGACCTTGACATTGATGAGGAGCTGAAGCTATGG GATTCTGAAGTTATTGAACTTCGCAAAAAGAAACTAATCCAGTCTCAGAATGCTGTTGCAAGAATGGATGAAGAGAGTGTGATCCAGAGACTACTTGGCCTGTCCATTCCACCTAGTGACCTGGGTCTGAGTGAACCAGTAGGGACTAGGAAATTTGAAGTTGATACCAGTTTACTGTTGGGAGATGACGCAGATATGACCTCTGAAGTATCTGATGTCGTGCCATATATGGACTCAAGTGGCACACTGCAAG CCTCTAAGAATGATCCACAGAAAAATGCCTTATCTGGAGCTGCACAAATGAACCTATCAGATAAACCTTTCATTGCTTCAAAGCTGTATGAACCACAAATTGAAAACTTACGAAGATTAGCAAGTCCAAAATCAACAAGTGCCAGGAGTATAGTATCTAGTAGTACAATGTGTGACAATGATGAAACAAGCTACAAAGTGAGTGGCTGGCTGGGACTAGGAGGGGACCAGGTAGAAAAAACTTCCCAATCAGTTGACAAACTGGTCCCTGTGATAAAACCCACACCATCAATGGGAAAACTGAACATTTTATCATCAGAGATGAACGAGTCTGCTTCCTTGTTCTCGAGTGTGCCTTCTGAATCTTtgagaaaaaagaaatcaaaacgAAAACATTCGAAACACAAACAGTCTGGGTCGTCCATTTCTACAGTGGAAAACAATAGTGTACAGAATGCTCATTCCCAAGGTTGTTCAGAGCAAAGTTTAACTGAAAACTCCCAGCTTACCTTCACTCAGGACATATTAAAACCATCGCAAAACTCATTACCTGAAATCAACCCATCGCAGTCACCACATAATGTGACTTTCAGTCCGAATGGTATATTTGGGAGCCAGATGACAACATTCAGCTTGTCTGGAAACTTCCTGTCTTCCCAGCCATTGTCAACTCTAGGGTCTGTGACAATGCCAAGCCCAAGAAAGAAAACGCCAAGAAAGAGATTACTCAATGACTTTTTCTGA